A window from Candidatus Nitrospira neomarina encodes these proteins:
- a CDS encoding class II aldolase/adducin family protein: protein MITAIGDVLRRCYERGWITSRDGNCSLRRARSVYLYVTPSGWRKTIVHPEHMVKIKFVDGKLLVAPGTNPSGELHMHYLLTRGMNRTRAVVHVHPTHVVAAIYRGFDLQKICKDFPEIYRYTRIGPTAPALPAISTELGEATAKALGVTEANPAGDYDIVGQANHGVCSMASDPWSAYEHIERLDHICEIVLKSGVSP, encoded by the coding sequence TGTTACGGCGGTGTTATGAGCGTGGGTGGATCACCAGCCGTGACGGAAATTGCAGTCTGAGGCGAGCGAGGAGCGTCTACCTGTATGTCACTCCCTCAGGTTGGCGAAAGACAATTGTCCATCCTGAGCATATGGTCAAAATTAAGTTCGTAGACGGGAAGTTGCTGGTGGCTCCCGGAACTAATCCTTCCGGTGAGCTGCACATGCATTATCTCTTGACGAGAGGGATGAATCGGACGCGTGCCGTCGTGCATGTGCATCCAACCCATGTGGTGGCAGCGATCTACCGCGGATTCGATCTACAGAAAATTTGCAAAGACTTTCCTGAGATTTATCGCTATACCCGAATCGGGCCTACCGCCCCCGCCCTTCCGGCCATCAGTACCGAACTCGGAGAAGCGACGGCGAAGGCCTTAGGTGTCACAGAAGCCAACCCAGCGGGCGATTACGATATTGTTGGCCAAGCCAACCATGGAGTCTGCTCCATGGCATCAGACCCCTGGTCGGCCTATGAGCATATCGAACGGTTGGATCATATATGCGAAATTGTCCTGAAGAGCGGCGTCTCTCCCTGA
- a CDS encoding tetratricopeptide repeat protein, whose translation MKTKGALAIREQTWGSTHPEVATSLNNLGALYVNQGDYAKAESILMRALAIREHAFGPEHPNTKTVQKKL comes from the coding sequence ATAAAAACAAAAGGAGCCCTAGCCATTCGGGAACAGACCTGGGGGTCCACACATCCTGAGGTCGCCACGAGCCTCAACAATTTAGGAGCGCTCTATGTCAATCAAGGGGATTACGCCAAGGCGGAATCAATCCTAATGCGTGCCTTGGCCATTCGGGAACATGCCTTTGGCCCAGAACATCCCAATACAAAAACGGTGCAAAAAAAACTATGA
- the recR gene encoding recombination mediator RecR, producing the protein MLETTSTKHTRANGQPQGLVARLSRELVRLPGIGQKTAQRLAFHLMKTEKEEALRLADAIRDVKEGVSFCTQCRNIAEGPLCEICLDPKRDTTIILVVEEPSTLYAIEQSRAFRGLYHVLYGALSPLDGIGPADIRTHDLENRVQNGAFTEVIVATNPTIEGEATAIYLTKRLKPLGVKVSRIAYGIPVGMDIEYADEVTLLKSIEGRRDLG; encoded by the coding sequence ATGCTGGAAACCACTTCAACCAAACACACCAGAGCCAATGGCCAACCGCAAGGGCTGGTCGCTCGTCTCAGCCGTGAACTCGTACGATTGCCCGGCATTGGGCAAAAAACGGCTCAACGATTGGCCTTTCATCTCATGAAGACGGAAAAAGAAGAGGCGCTACGGCTGGCCGATGCTATTCGTGATGTGAAAGAAGGGGTCTCCTTCTGTACCCAATGTCGGAACATTGCCGAAGGCCCGCTCTGCGAGATTTGCCTGGACCCGAAACGGGACACCACGATCATCCTCGTCGTGGAAGAGCCCAGCACCCTGTATGCGATCGAACAAAGCCGGGCCTTTCGAGGCCTCTATCACGTGCTCTATGGGGCGCTCTCTCCACTGGACGGCATCGGGCCGGCAGATATCCGTACCCATGACCTGGAAAATCGGGTCCAGAATGGAGCATTCACGGAGGTCATCGTGGCCACCAATCCCACGATCGAAGGAGAGGCTACCGCCATTTACCTGACCAAGCGATTAAAACCCCTGGGGGTCAAGGTCTCCCGTATCGCCTATGGCATTCCGGTCGGGATGGATATCGAATATGCCGATGAGGTCACCCTGCTCAAATCCATCGAAGGCCGCCGCGATCTTGGGTAA
- a CDS encoding YbaB/EbfC family nucleoid-associated protein has product MSKNPFSNMGNLLKQAQAMQEKMGKIQEEAATKTVEASAGGGMVTVEANGAMQLTKLTIDPEVLKSGDHDMLQDLIVAASNEALRKAKELMAEEMKSLTGGMGIPGMF; this is encoded by the coding sequence ATGTCTAAAAATCCATTTTCCAATATGGGCAATCTTCTAAAGCAAGCCCAGGCCATGCAGGAAAAAATGGGAAAGATTCAAGAGGAGGCTGCCACGAAAACAGTCGAGGCTTCAGCTGGAGGCGGAATGGTGACCGTGGAAGCCAACGGAGCCATGCAATTAACCAAGCTGACCATCGATCCGGAAGTCTTGAAATCCGGTGACCATGACATGTTGCAAGACTTAATCGTCGCCGCATCCAATGAAGCCTTGCGAAAGGCGAAAGAGCTGATGGCCGAAGAAATGAAATCCCTCACCGGAGGGATGGGCATTCCCGGCATGTTCTAA
- the dnaX gene encoding DNA polymerase III subunit gamma/tau, translating to MEFQVSARKYRPTNFQEVLGQSHVVQTLTNAIDRKRVAHAYVFSGMRGVGKTTVARILAKSLNCEQGPTSHPCGTCPSCVEITRGNSVDVIEIDGASNTGVDDVRELRENVKFAPFHGTYRVYIIDEVHMLSNSAFNALLKTLEEPPSHSVFIFATTEVHKIPATILSRCQHFTFRRISRLEIITQLRHIATQTGVTVEDRSLSALARASEGSMRDALSLLDQAVSFGGERIQHGDLEMLIGSVPDELVRLMIDAILGHQAAQTMSLVGQLVDQGFDVRVYCRELLERCRNLLVACVVPSRSQVQTLLELGDEEVDQAIAQAQQLSEPYLQAIFAIFSRTEDSLRGSSHPRFLIEAAVVRAAMLDPVTVTCATTEQKASAPPQVSVLQAKVLPPVASAPPPAQPATVQAPADKPVTPPSQPRPRPGGGATTMFPSSTPPGAEKPVPTKASSANSEPSVASPQTAAQPSSGPPVTLNWELVVERMINDHPNIGSFLEKGSVVTMTADSVVLGYSKKDSIARWRTDKPENRVLIGQICEEFAGRPVKVQVIEFQEGQAYPPSTGELRAKKKLEQDQDLIENVKAHPLVKQALELFGGTVVSAERTPQNEEVR from the coding sequence ATGGAATTCCAAGTTTCCGCCCGGAAATACCGCCCGACCAATTTTCAGGAAGTCCTGGGGCAGTCCCATGTCGTGCAAACACTCACCAATGCGATCGACCGCAAACGTGTCGCCCATGCCTATGTTTTCTCCGGCATGCGAGGAGTCGGCAAAACCACTGTCGCGCGCATCCTGGCCAAATCCCTTAACTGTGAACAGGGTCCCACCAGCCATCCCTGTGGAACCTGTCCAAGTTGTGTCGAAATCACCCGAGGCAATTCAGTGGATGTCATCGAGATTGACGGAGCATCGAATACCGGCGTGGACGATGTCCGTGAACTGCGTGAAAACGTTAAATTTGCACCGTTTCATGGCACCTACCGTGTCTACATCATCGACGAAGTCCACATGCTGTCCAACTCGGCCTTTAACGCCCTGCTTAAAACACTGGAGGAACCCCCGAGTCATTCCGTCTTTATTTTTGCGACAACTGAAGTTCATAAAATTCCTGCCACCATACTTTCACGCTGTCAGCACTTCACCTTTCGACGCATTTCCCGCTTAGAAATCATCACGCAACTTCGCCACATCGCCACTCAAACGGGTGTGACTGTGGAGGATCGAAGCTTATCGGCACTGGCTCGAGCCAGCGAAGGCAGTATGCGAGACGCGTTGAGCCTCCTGGATCAGGCCGTCTCCTTCGGTGGAGAACGCATCCAGCATGGCGATTTGGAAATGTTGATCGGGTCCGTGCCCGACGAACTCGTCCGGCTCATGATTGACGCCATCCTTGGGCACCAGGCCGCCCAGACAATGTCTCTCGTGGGGCAGTTGGTCGACCAGGGTTTTGATGTCCGGGTATATTGCCGGGAACTGTTGGAGCGATGCCGCAATCTACTGGTGGCTTGCGTGGTACCATCACGCTCACAAGTGCAAACCCTTCTTGAATTAGGAGACGAGGAGGTTGATCAGGCCATTGCGCAAGCCCAACAACTCTCCGAGCCCTATTTACAGGCCATTTTTGCCATTTTCTCCAGAACAGAGGACAGTCTTCGAGGAAGCTCCCATCCACGGTTTCTCATTGAAGCCGCCGTGGTACGCGCAGCGATGCTTGATCCTGTGACAGTCACCTGCGCCACGACTGAACAGAAGGCCAGCGCACCCCCTCAAGTATCTGTCCTCCAGGCAAAGGTATTGCCACCGGTGGCCTCGGCTCCGCCTCCCGCACAACCAGCTACAGTCCAAGCGCCTGCGGATAAACCGGTAACTCCTCCAAGCCAGCCCCGACCCAGGCCCGGTGGCGGCGCCACAACAATGTTTCCTTCCTCAACACCACCAGGTGCAGAAAAGCCGGTACCGACAAAGGCCTCATCTGCCAACAGCGAACCCTCGGTGGCCTCTCCCCAAACGGCTGCCCAGCCTTCGTCCGGTCCACCCGTCACGTTAAACTGGGAACTCGTCGTCGAACGCATGATTAATGACCATCCTAATATCGGGAGTTTCCTGGAAAAGGGGAGTGTCGTAACCATGACGGCAGACTCCGTCGTCCTCGGATATTCCAAAAAAGATTCGATTGCTCGCTGGAGAACGGACAAACCCGAAAATCGCGTGCTGATCGGTCAAATATGTGAGGAATTCGCCGGTCGGCCGGTAAAAGTCCAAGTCATTGAATTTCAAGAGGGGCAGGCTTACCCGCCGTCAACCGGAGAATTACGAGCAAAAAAAAAACTTGAGCAGGACCAGGACCTCATTGAAAACGTGAAGGCCCACCCTTTGGTGAAACAAGCATTGGAACTATTTGGGGGCACAGTCGTATCGGCAGAACGAACCCCGCAAAATGAGGAGGTACGCTAA